A DNA window from Streptomyces sp. CA-278952 contains the following coding sequences:
- a CDS encoding GNAT family N-acetyltransferase, which produces MTWTLTNDVATFLAAAGASLAARPVEHTVALTVTERLRCAGPHHYGGGDPVLGWWRGADGAVAGTVLRTPPHPALLNAVPAKAVGPLADALGSGQDLDAVNADRDTAALLAARLPGYRTEQEQRLYRLGPARPPSPAPGGRARAATPADRALLVEWVRGFAEETGQSKSSAEWLVDEGTERGALTLWENGGAPVALAGRSRMLAGTVRVTLVYTPPGLRGRGYAAAVTDEAGRAAREAGATEVVLFADLANPTSNGVYLRIGYEAVADRLLLTRTS; this is translated from the coding sequence ATGACCTGGACCCTCACGAACGACGTCGCCACGTTCCTCGCCGCGGCCGGCGCGTCGCTCGCCGCGCGGCCCGTCGAGCACACGGTGGCGCTGACCGTCACCGAGCGGCTGAGATGTGCGGGCCCGCACCACTACGGCGGGGGCGATCCGGTGCTCGGCTGGTGGCGCGGGGCGGACGGGGCGGTGGCGGGGACCGTGCTGCGCACGCCGCCGCATCCCGCGCTGCTGAACGCCGTGCCGGCCAAGGCGGTGGGTCCGCTGGCCGACGCCCTGGGTTCGGGCCAGGATCTGGACGCCGTCAACGCGGACCGGGACACCGCGGCGCTGCTGGCCGCCCGGCTCCCCGGCTACCGGACCGAGCAGGAGCAGCGGCTGTACCGGCTGGGCCCGGCGCGACCGCCCTCCCCCGCGCCGGGGGGCCGGGCCAGGGCGGCGACGCCGGCGGACCGGGCGCTGCTGGTGGAGTGGGTGCGCGGGTTCGCCGAGGAGACCGGGCAGTCGAAGTCCTCGGCCGAGTGGCTGGTGGACGAGGGCACGGAACGCGGGGCGCTCACTCTCTGGGAGAACGGCGGGGCTCCGGTGGCTCTCGCCGGCCGCTCCCGGATGCTGGCGGGCACGGTGCGGGTGACCTTGGTGTACACCCCGCCGGGGTTGCGCGGCCGGGGGTACGCGGCCGCCGTGACGGATGAGGCCGGGCGGGCGGCCCGGGAGGCGGGGGCGACGGAGGTCGTGCTCTTCGCCGACCTCGCCAATCCGACGAGCAACGGCGTGTATCTGCGCATCGGCTACGAAGCGGTGGCGGACCGGCTGCTGTTGACGAGGACCTCGTGA